In Channa argus isolate prfri chromosome 15, Channa argus male v1.0, whole genome shotgun sequence, the DNA window aaaaacaaaaaacagcagcattatACCAACATCATCCTTGTTTCAAAATCTCACCCCGATTCTGACCAGTGGGGGTGAGAGAGACAAGGAGTGAGCACGAGGTAAAAGGAGTCACTAAATCTGGAGGAATGACATTAAAGTTGTGACAGGAGGGTTTCAGTTTATAGAGGTGCACATTTCCCCACGTGTATCTTGGGGTCCTTAGgcttcagtttctcttttttcctctccgACGTTCAAGGTTTGAGGTAACCGACGCCATCACAGACACTCAGAGGGATCGCtttgaaacacacattcagcatACACTcaataaattaagaaataaaaaacatcatgGCCTTCTCTTTCTGCTGGTAGAGCAAAAGGTTATGAAGCGGtcacccaaaaaataaaaagcaccgGAAATTCGTGTAGACTGTGTTCAGATAACATGTTGAGACAGGGAAAATCAGACCATATTGAGAGGGCAAACAAAGCTACCAAatcaacttttcatttttctttccgCAGAAAATCATTTTAGATTTAGAAGAGTCAATTTACTGctctttttcaaaataaaacagtctGTAACCACAGTCTGTTCACATCAATCTAAAACGAACTGTAGGGAAGGAAGTGTTTTGTGCAGCTTTGAAACCTAATTAAACTCTTAGGTACCAGCTTTCTCTCTGGCACAATGTAGCCGTAGTCTTTTGAAAAGCGGTCAAACACTGATCCACCACCAAACAAGTCATCGTGAAGAACAGGAGCCGAGAGGATAAACAGAACTGTGTGGCGAAACACCTGGGAGTTGTAGTTAAAACCTGCTACATCTGTTAAATTGCTTTGTTACTGCTGCTTTATTACTGAGACGCAGCGCAATGAAAACACAGTGAGTGATGTTGCCCAAAACTTTGGCGGTGTTTGGCAGTTAATGGTGTCGTGTTGTTTGGCGGGTACTATCTTGTTGTGGGGGTTAGGAccacaaatgtccaaaaatcTGGCTTGTAAGACAGCACATTTAGTCCCCCCATTTATcgcttttaaattaaactatattGCACAGGGCTGGAatgacctttaaaaaaataaaaataaaaaatccacaAAGCAACAATTCTACCAAGCAATTAAAGTCATTATTTCTTAATGTCTCTACTAACAGCAATTGAAAATCAAATGAAGTACCAAGTTCTGTTATTTTCCTCTTCCTTATTCCTCAAGCTGTTCAGCAgcatttttctctgttaaatTCAGCACCTTAAGCATCAGCTGTTTGAGACATTTCAGAGTTAAGTGGTAGTTCACATTTAGGCAAACTCAGATTGTAGGGAACATTTTTTAGGGTATGCAGGAGGTCAGTTTTCTTCCCCCTGTTGTGGTTGGGTGTTTTGTTTACCCGCCGCAGATTTAACGTAtgaaccccccacccccctcccaaaaaaatcccccaaactctttgttgttttcagatGGTAGGGTTGATCAATTCTTTTGTCAAACTGCTGTTGATACTTCAGTTGCAGAGGGGGGACTGTTCATCTCTCCTCCTTCCTGGACACCTTGGAGGAATGCCATGCAGTGGACCTGAGGACACGACAGCTTTTCAGACATGCAATATATAGCATTGCTGCATcgttagaaaaaaaacaacagatagGTCACCGACATTTATAATGCATCCAACTGGAGCTGAACTCCGTCTCCTGACAATGTTCTCTACACATCTAGCTGCACAATTTGACATATGCGATATTTAGGATCCCCTTTTAAGTAGGGTGGCCAGAACTTTAGAACCACATCTCCTATAATGTTCTACAGCCCCCAATTTGAGCTCAATCAGCagaattatcacatttctgacatcttataaactgagaaattatacaGTTGTAAAAGTATAATTCATGGCAGAGGTGCTGCgctggattgcattaaattatacATGtctacctaataaagtggccagtgagtgtaaagTCTCCACAATATATGAAAGCAAGAGTGTGTTGCATTCATGTTAAAGGAATATGTTGCAATCTACATTtagcaattcaacagcaaaagaaacaaattgctGGCAATGCACCACGTTGTTTGACATCTGCTTAAAATACTCCCTTACTTTAGATGATTGCAGTTGGGCTTTTTTCGTAGACTCCATGCTCACTACACACAGGCATCTTAATTCCTACTTGCAACACATCAATGCACAGCATGTAAATCAACATTTACTTAAAATTGGTGACGTCAAAGGGCCACACCACACCTAGCCCTGACATTTCAAGAATACCTTTTGAGAATAAATTAAAGCAGAAGATTatgacaaaaacagactttcaaacagcttaaaaaaaaaattcttcctCACCTTATGAAGGTCTTAAAGGCAGCACTCTGAGGGTTGATGCACAGCGGAACCCGTTTTCCCTGCTGATGCTCTGTGATGAATCGGTGGATTAACTCTAATGTTGtgatagagagaaaaaaaaaaaaaaagtcaagaatGTTAgttaaaatttctcattttcatcCTGCAGATATTTTGGTTCCTATTCACTTCCTcacatagtaaaaaaaaataaaataaaataaaatgtgaatggcATCTAAACTGTTTAATCTGTAACACTGCAAGTTGTGTCAGTTTGTTATTCTTTATAAACTGATTTATATTCTAATTCTAAATACATTCACAGATTTACTagaaattttatttacttaaaaaaaaggtaGGTCTTTAAAGGGGAacagatacaaaaaaatattaaaaatgtacagtgcaaTACCACCAATCATTATGCAATATAACATGTATTAATATGGGCAGAGATTAGCATCTCTTGATTTTTTAACAATTCATGTTCATCAGATAAATACTGATTTTACATCCTGGGATATTTCTTGTGTATAGATGAAAGTTGTTACATCTTTAACAATAAAGGCTACACATGAACAGTCACAATCACATCCACTTTAATGATGACTTTGAAACCAGCCAGTTTACTGAGGTAGGAAACAAAGGTAAAGATCAATCCCAGGATTTTAGGAACTGATATTGGACCTaccaaaaacatgtaaataatcaGACAAATGGTAATGACTGTCATGTGCAACATGTGACAACACTTGTTTGATTTGCTTGTAATAACTTATTACGATAAATGTATGTTACAAAATCCAAATCACAGTAAGGGCTATACAATTTCAATATGATGCAATATGGCAGGTAAAAGTCACTCAAACAGCATAAACAAGTAAAATTCTACTCGCTATACCTTTCCCCTGCCACACAGACAGCAGACTGTTCTCATAGCTATGGCTGAATGGCCGCTCAGCTACCGGCTCGAAGTCCCGTGTGTAAACTCGACCGCTGGGAACCGAGTAGCAGCACTGACACATGCAGGTGTGGTATCGCAGACGTCCTTCATCCAGGTAAGGGTGGGAGAGGGCATCACTGCCAGAAATCCTTTTGGCCTGGAGCCAAAACAGAagtgtttcaaaaaaaaaaaaaaacacaaaacacacgtGCTGGAGACAAGTGCAGATCCAGAAACAAGAACAAGTtcatgagttttttttccatttgttggaTCTAGTGAAGACTAAGACTAATTCTCAATCAAGGTAACTTGATACAGATCACTTAAAACAGGCAGAGATATGTTTTTACTAGCAAAAGGTCTTTAAACTGTATGTTCAAGTGGTAAAAAACATGAGGGGAACCTTACTTTcgaaataatcaaattaaaaacaagaggcacttaaaatctttttctttctttaaagtCTCAGCACAATCTTTTTTACGGCAATTTACACAATTTGCTAACCGCTTATGAATAATACTTTTCCTAACAGTCTCCAGATGCTACCACAATGACATAATGTCTAATGAGCCATACAACATGGTGACAGgatatttaaagtttaaaactaACAGCATAAGCAGATTTGATAAATGAATGGTCTGAAAACACAGATTATACCATCACTGTACGTCATGCCCCTTTCTGATGGGACTTCTAAAGATTTTTCAGCTGGTGACTTAACTCATTAGATCAGACCACCACAATCATCAAAGACCACCACTCCCCCTCCCGACAAAGGGCAAACATGTATTACCGGATCAAAGACCAGCATCCGACAGAGCAGGTGCACAGCCTCATGTGTGGCTCCATCAGACAACATGTAGAGCACAGACAGCGAAGGCTGAGGATGACAAACCAGTTTCTTTCGTCATTCATTATCTTAAACAAGACCAAACTGATTACAGTGTCACTTAACCCCATCTGTGTCTTAGTTGTAACTAAGGGTATGCTGTCTAATTCCTGCAagatatgaaataaataaatataaaatggtaaaataaaaatttgctgTGACTTAGAATTTGGAAGGCCGTGTGATACAGTAGAGAATTTTCAGGCATCAGGGAGATTCTATTAATAAGTAGGAGACTTGAAATTTCCAGAAGAGGTAAGGCATTTGCAACAGGTCGGCATCACATAGGAGGCGTACTGAGAGGAAGGTCCACGGGACTCAGCAGTAATCAATACAGCAAATAATCTGATATtcaataaaatgtacttaaagatTTAATTGGAGCTCTGATGCatgacattcattttagtgaggTTACTAGGAAGCAGAAATTACTAAACTTTCATATTGAGAGCTTCAATCATTGAACATGCTTTTTGAACTGAACCTATCATTTTGTAATATAAAAGCGATAATCATTCATGAAGTATGAACATGAGCAGCAAAGGCTTGGTTCACTCAATTTGCATCCCTAAACTCTGAGCCACCAGCTCTTCCCTGCCATCGTGTGTAAGGGAGCTTCAAGATTGTGAGGTGTTTCATAAGTGTTGTGGTTTATTGCAGGAGCCACCAAAACCTCACCTACTCTCTTACAAACccaaactgttattttttaGCGTCATCATTCCTGCAGCAGGTTTCTATTCAGAAGACAATCTATTCAATAATGAGAACAGAAAAGAATAGATCGTCTACCTTTTGAAccattgttttgcattttgttccATTGTTTGTGGCAGAtttgagtaaaacatttaaaaacagactcCGGTGCAATGTTCTTGCTGTTGGTGGATTGACTGTAAGCAGACCACACAGTCACGTACCGGTTTGTGCGGCCCCCTCAGAATGTGGGCTCTGGCTCCTTCACATGCTGAAGCCAGGGCTGAGAGAGGTGGAGTTCCCAGCAGGTCTGTGATTAGATCCAACTGGAGCAGAGGGCAGAGAACAAGGTTATAGAGAGTTGGAAGAAAGTTCACAATCATAAACGTGTTCCTCAGGTACAAACTAAAGCAATATCCTGCTCAGCCAATCAGTGTTTAACGCAGAAGTGAATTTTGGAGCATCAGGAGTTTTTCAGGTTCAGTTTCATTTGGTCTCACCTGTTGAATTGGACTCTGAGCCTGGAAGAGGATACGCCGTCCAAGCAGCTCTGCAAAGATGCAGCCCACTGACCAAACGTCAATGGCTGAGCCATAGTGTCGGCAGCCCATCAGCACCTCTGGTGCTCTGTAATATTGAGTCACCACTTCCTGGGTCATGTGACGTGATGGGTCAGGCTCCTCCACACGTGCCAGGCCAAAATCACAAATCTAACCAGAGGCAAAATAAAATTgagattacatttaaaaacatagtgTAGCTGTTTGGTACAAGATTTATTAAGTTATACTAAAACtcaaaaatcttaaaaaaagttatgatATAGGCTGCATTTGTAGTGTTCTGCAGGGGAAAAATGTTCTAACAAACCTTATTTTTCCCCCCTTAGAACGAGTCTGATTGAAAGTAAAGGATTATTTTGTGTACccaatattttataatataatggGCTTTTCCTGAGTGTATTTTGGATTGTGAACAAgtgagattaaaaaacaaaaaaacaacaccaccCCATAGGCAAACAAAGAAGACAGACAAATCTAAGGTTCACCTTGAGCAGGCAGTTACTGTTGACCAGCAGGTTTCCAGGTTTGATGTCCCTGTGCAGGATCCCAGCCGAGTGCAGGTACTTCAAACCTGAGTAGGAAAATAAaactcattttgtattttctgcaatGTCATGTCACAGAATCTAAAGTCGGGTACAGCAGTAATCTCTAGGACTTAGTAGGCCACATATCAAATAACCTCGGGGTCACAGAAATGCATTGTATGCACTGATGATCCAAGACATTGTGAACATTCATACATGTTAATATTTGCCATCACATAACTATGGTGCACTTTAAGGTCTGGGATCTATTCTGAAAGTAAGTGGACAATTATGTCTTATACTCAACCTGAAAACTAGAAACATGTCCAGCTATCATAGCAGACAGCCAAATGTGCCATAAAACTGGCTGCTCACCTCGAAGGATCTGATAGAGGAAGACCTTAATGTGGTCGGTCGTGAGAGGCTGAGGAGACACGATCACTTTGTGGAGGTCGCTCTGCATCAGTTCTGTTATCACGTAGCTGTGAGGTGGTTTGCtatcaaggaaaaaaaagctcacACACACGGACTTCCACCTACAACATGATGCATCTCCAGAGCACGTCTCATTTTTAGTTACTGAACAGGACACACAGTTGCTTAACAACAAGTTTCAATACaattgttttaagttgcatCTCAAAAACCCACAATAAATATTAACCAGTAACCAGCCTCACACCTGCATGGATGAGCTAGATTTAGAACAGAAAAGCAGCTAGATTAagtcaattaattaaaaaaaaaaaaaaaaaaaaaaacacttatggGACACTTAATGAAGAGAAACTGGATCAGAAGACATGAGGAATATTATGTATTGAGGGGTATACTGTCTGGTATATGttgaaatatcaaaataatacaGGCTGTGAGGTATAACTGACTTCTGACGAGCTGTTTTTCATACA includes these proteins:
- the nlk1 gene encoding nemo-like kinase, type 1; this translates as MAFHGTGRQTVCGDLFPGSELGHKYFCVNSSCGAPSTGLSATPCLTGPTAPAGTPRHPTALGGSTGGGAAVPQPYSNPASEVPSPAEMEPDRPIGYGAFGVVWSVTDPRDGRKVALKKMPNVFQNLVSCKRVFRELRMLCFFKHDNVLSALDILQPPQIDCFEEIYVITELMQSDLHKVIVSPQPLTTDHIKVFLYQILRGLKYLHSAGILHRDIKPGNLLVNSNCLLKICDFGLARVEEPDPSRHMTQEVVTQYYRAPEVLMGCRHYGSAIDVWSVGCIFAELLGRRILFQAQSPIQQLDLITDLLGTPPLSALASACEGARAHILRGPHKPPSLSVLYMLSDGATHEAVHLLCRMLVFDPAKRISGSDALSHPYLDEGRLRYHTCMCQCCYSVPSGRVYTRDFEPVAERPFSHSYENSLLSVWQGKELIHRFITEHQQGKRVPLCINPQSAAFKTFIRSTAWHSSKVSRKEER